A genomic region of Chaetodon auriga isolate fChaAug3 chromosome 11, fChaAug3.hap1, whole genome shotgun sequence contains the following coding sequences:
- the tlx1 gene encoding T-cell leukemia homeobox protein 1, with amino-acid sequence MDHLGILGAHLQQHTHVEPISFGIDQILSNVEQSCMLGARMHEPDYGHAAYNSSGSSGLNGGGFTCSNTGYNSTASACGMASLGGAYHMNMGVNANGTNVNAAGVIRVPAHRPLSCGNASVPPVSGTLNNLSTLTFPWMESNRRYTKDRFTVSLSPLTVTRRVGHPYQNRTPPKKKKPRTSFTRLQICELEKRFHRQKYLASAERAALAKALKMTDAQVKTWFQNRRTKWRRQTAEEREAERQQANRILMQLQQEAFQKSINQPVTPDPLCLQNSSLYALQNLQPWTENTAKISSVSTCD; translated from the exons ATGGATCACTTAGGGATACTGGGGGCgcacctgcagcagcacacgCACGTAGAGCCCATCAGCTTCGGCATCGATCAGATCCTCAGCAACGTGGAGCAGAGCTGCATGCTGGGCGCGAGGATGCACGAGCCGGACTACGGCCACGCGGCCTACAACAGCAGCGGGAGCAGCGGCCTGAACGGCGGCGGCTTCACGTGTAGTAACACCGGATATAACAGCACCGCCAGCGCGTGCGGGATGGCTTCCCTTGGCGGGGCTTATCACATGAACATGGGCGTGAACGCGAACGGGACTAACGTGAACGCCGCCGGAGTCATCCGTGTCCCCGCGCACCGGCCTCTGAGCTGCGGAAACGCCTCCGTGCCGCCGGTGAGCGGGACCCTCAACAACCTGAGCACGCTGACATTTCCCTGGATGGAGAGCAACCGCCGATACACCAAAGACAGGTTCACAG TGTCCCTCTCACCCCTCACTGTAACACGTCGTGTAGGTCATCCCTACCAGAACCGGACGCCTCCTAAGAAGAAGAAGCCCCGGACGTCCTTCACTCGGCTCCAAATCTGTGAGCTGGAGAAGCGCTTCCACCGGCAGAAGTACCTGGCGTCTGCTGAGCGGGCCGCGCTCGCCAAGGCCCTGAAGATGACTGACGCTCAGGTCAAAACCTGGTTCCAAAACAGACGCACCAAATGGAG GCGGCAGACGGCGGAGGAGCGGGAGGCGGAGCGGCAGCAGGCCAACAGGATCctcatgcagctgcagcaggaggcttTCCAGAAGAGCATCAACCAGCCGGTTACGCCGGACCCGCTGTGCCTGCAGAACAGCTCTCTCTACGCCCTGCAAAACCTGCAGCCCTGGACTGAAAACACCGCCAAGATCAGCAGCGTGTCGACCTGCGATTAG